The Panacibacter microcysteis genome includes a window with the following:
- a CDS encoding ABC transporter ATP-binding protein, translated as MKILLRYLKPYKWLVVLALLLAAINQTFSLFDPLIFGKLIDKFANHPKTFDDGTPRNENEYIWGALSLLGLLIGTAMVSRIAKAFQDYFVNVIIQKFGAKIFTDGLKHSMRLPYQDFEDQRSGETLSILTKVRSDTEKFISNFINILFGVLIAVIFVCIYSLRLHWSIIPIYFGGTIIIGVVTNLLSKRIKLIQKNIVKETNALAGSTTESLRNIELVKSLGLTEQEVNRLNVNTYKILGLELRKVKSIRALSFIQGTMVNFLRQVLTFTFIWLIFKDVITTGQMITLQFYSFFIFGPLQEIGTIIISYREAEASLNNFDNLMKRAVEPFPHTPRHIGTIEQLTFKNVSFKHQTAQYKALDNISFEVKKGETIAFVGPSGSGKSTLVKLLVGLYRTKEGKVLYNGIDGNEISFDELRTQIGFVTQDTQLFAGTIKENLVFVNPSATDEDLVDALHKASCQNLLSRAEKGIETVIGEGGLKLSGGEKQRLSIARSLLRHPHLLIFDEATSALDSITEEEITGTIKNISKEKEQITVLIAHRLSTIMHADRIYVLEKGQVVETGSHSELLHEKGLYYAMWRQQIGERKYAATPVPVA; from the coding sequence ATGAAGATATTGTTGCGGTATTTAAAACCATATAAATGGTTAGTAGTGCTGGCGTTATTGCTGGCAGCCATCAACCAGACTTTCTCGCTTTTCGATCCACTGATATTTGGTAAGCTGATTGATAAGTTTGCCAACCATCCAAAAACGTTTGATGACGGTACCCCCCGCAATGAGAACGAATACATATGGGGTGCGCTCAGCTTACTCGGCCTGCTTATAGGCACAGCCATGGTAAGCCGTATTGCCAAAGCCTTCCAGGATTATTTTGTAAATGTCATCATCCAGAAGTTTGGTGCAAAGATTTTTACAGATGGGTTAAAGCATTCTATGCGCCTGCCTTACCAGGATTTCGAAGACCAGCGCAGCGGAGAAACATTATCCATTTTAACCAAAGTAAGAAGCGATACGGAAAAATTCATCAGCAACTTCATCAACATTCTTTTTGGCGTGCTCATAGCTGTGATCTTTGTTTGCATCTATTCATTACGGCTGCACTGGAGCATTATACCAATTTATTTCGGCGGTACAATCATTATCGGTGTGGTTACCAACCTGCTTAGTAAAAGAATAAAGCTGATACAGAAAAACATTGTGAAAGAAACCAATGCACTGGCTGGCTCTACCACAGAATCTTTGCGGAATATAGAGCTTGTAAAAAGTCTTGGCCTTACAGAGCAGGAAGTAAACAGGCTCAATGTAAATACCTATAAAATTCTCGGGCTGGAGCTGAGAAAAGTAAAGAGCATACGGGCATTGAGTTTTATACAGGGTACCATGGTAAACTTCCTGCGCCAGGTGCTCACCTTTACCTTCATCTGGTTAATTTTTAAAGATGTAATTACAACCGGCCAAATGATCACGCTGCAGTTTTACAGCTTCTTTATATTTGGTCCACTGCAGGAAATAGGAACCATCATTATATCTTACCGCGAAGCAGAAGCATCGCTGAATAATTTCGATAACCTGATGAAGCGTGCAGTAGAGCCGTTTCCTCACACGCCCAGGCATATTGGCACCATAGAGCAACTAACCTTTAAAAATGTTTCCTTTAAACACCAGACTGCACAATATAAAGCACTCGATAATATAAGTTTCGAGGTAAAGAAGGGTGAGACAATTGCTTTTGTGGGCCCTTCGGGCTCGGGTAAGAGTACATTGGTAAAATTGCTGGTAGGTTTGTACAGAACGAAAGAAGGCAAGGTGCTTTACAATGGCATAGATGGTAATGAGATAAGTTTTGATGAACTGCGTACACAAATAGGTTTTGTAACACAGGATACACAATTGTTTGCAGGTACCATTAAAGAAAACCTGGTGTTTGTAAACCCGTCTGCAACTGATGAAGATCTTGTAGATGCTTTGCACAAAGCAAGTTGCCAGAACCTGCTTTCCCGGGCAGAGAAAGGCATTGAAACCGTTATTGGCGAAGGTGGTCTTAAGCTTAGCGGTGGAGAAAAACAACGTTTAAGTATTGCCCGCTCATTGCTGCGCCATCCGCACCTGCTGATATTTGATGAAGCTACTTCTGCGCTGGATTCCATTACCGAAGAAGAAATTACCGGCACCATTAAAAATATTTCGAAAGAGAAAGAACAGATTACCGTATTGATTGCACACAGGCTGAGTACCATTATGCATGCAGACAGGATTTATGTACTCGAAAAAGGGCAGGTGGTAGAAACCGGCAGCCACAGTGAGCTGTTGCATGAAAAGGGATTGTATTATGCCATGTGGCGGCAACAGATTGGCGAAAGAAAATATGCTGCAACACCTGTACCGGTTGCGTAA
- a CDS encoding alpha-amylase family glycosyl hydrolase → MSTAFPIVSWGNGTNIYEVNIRQYTHEGTLKAFIEHIPRLHSMGIDILWLMPVTPISMEKRQGTFGSYYAAASYTIIDPSYGTADDFRELIKTAHYYEMKVIIDWVANHTGYDHVWTKEYPEWYRKDEAGNFTELYGWIDVIDLNYEVPELRRGMISAMKHWVEMFDIDGFRCDMARTVPIDFWIEARAECDELKPLFWLAECEIIEYHEAFDLTYGWEAMRALDKYMKGELPLDDIKKILVQYANYPIGSRKLLFTSNHDENTYHGTEYEKYGVAARAMAAFTCTWPGIPLIYSGQEKPNYKRLEFFEKDFIDWSGDVELHDFYKTLLTLRKKNKALQESASVLMFKTTHTDVLAYLCSRQKDKVLALLNLGKEKATFSIDHPALAGSYHDLFKGTQVDFKRSKQFSFDAGEFSVLHITGEAAV, encoded by the coding sequence ATGAGTACAGCTTTCCCTATTGTATCGTGGGGCAACGGCACCAATATTTACGAGGTAAACATCAGGCAATACACGCATGAAGGAACGCTGAAAGCCTTTATAGAACATATTCCGCGGCTGCACAGTATGGGCATAGACATTTTATGGCTGATGCCTGTAACGCCTATCAGCATGGAGAAGCGGCAGGGCACCTTTGGCAGCTATTATGCAGCCGCATCTTATACCATCATTGATCCTTCTTATGGCACGGCAGACGATTTCAGGGAGCTGATAAAAACAGCACATTATTATGAAATGAAAGTGATCATTGACTGGGTGGCCAACCATACCGGTTACGACCATGTGTGGACCAAAGAATACCCGGAATGGTATCGTAAAGATGAAGCGGGGAATTTTACCGAACTATATGGCTGGATAGATGTGATCGACCTTAACTACGAGGTGCCCGAATTGCGCAGGGGCATGATCAGCGCCATGAAACATTGGGTTGAAATGTTTGACATAGACGGCTTTCGCTGCGACATGGCACGCACAGTGCCAATAGATTTCTGGATTGAAGCCCGTGCAGAATGTGATGAACTGAAACCTTTGTTCTGGCTGGCCGAATGCGAAATAATAGAATACCACGAGGCCTTCGACCTAACCTATGGCTGGGAAGCAATGAGGGCGCTCGATAAATACATGAAAGGGGAACTGCCGCTTGATGATATTAAAAAAATTCTGGTACAATATGCCAACTATCCTATCGGTTCCAGGAAATTGCTCTTTACTTCTAACCATGATGAGAACACTTACCACGGCACCGAGTATGAAAAATACGGCGTGGCAGCCAGGGCAATGGCCGCATTTACCTGCACCTGGCCCGGCATTCCGCTGATATACTCGGGCCAGGAAAAACCGAACTATAAAAGGCTGGAGTTTTTCGAAAAAGATTTTATCGACTGGAGCGGAGATGTTGAGCTGCACGACTTTTATAAAACCTTACTTACGCTGCGTAAAAAGAATAAAGCACTGCAGGAAAGCGCGTCGGTATTAATGTTTAAAACCACGCACACAGATGTGCTGGCATACTTATGCAGTAGGCAAAAAGATAAGGTACTGGCACTCCTGAATCTTGGTAAAGAAAAAGCAACGTTTAGTATTGACCATCCTGCACTCGCCGGCAGCTATCATGATCTGTTTAAAGGAACACAGGTTGATTTTAAAAGGAGTAAACAATTCTCTTTTGATGCGGGTGAATTTTCCGTGTTACATATAACCGGTGAAGCAGCGGTGTAG
- a CDS encoding ferritin-like domain-containing protein, whose translation MKSSNEIIEVLNDLIQINNDRIEGYEKAIEDAKTVDVDLQTIFSKMKSESIKYTAELHNRILQLGGEPADGTTVSGKVYRVWMDIKATFTGKDRKALLEACEFGEDAAQKAYQEALDTDGLPVDIRDFIAEQKRALRKSHDEIKAMRDMQKAIS comes from the coding sequence ATGAAATCATCTAATGAAATTATTGAAGTTTTAAATGATCTGATCCAGATTAACAACGATCGTATTGAAGGTTATGAAAAAGCAATTGAAGATGCAAAAACAGTAGATGTGGACCTGCAGACAATTTTCAGTAAAATGAAAAGCGAAAGTATTAAATACACTGCAGAATTACACAACAGGATATTACAACTTGGTGGCGAGCCTGCTGATGGAACAACGGTTTCAGGAAAGGTATACCGTGTATGGATGGACATAAAAGCAACCTTTACCGGCAAAGACCGGAAAGCATTGCTGGAAGCATGTGAATTTGGTGAAGATGCTGCACAAAAGGCATACCAGGAAGCACTGGATACTGATGGTTTACCGGTTGATATAAGAGATTTTATTGCCGAGCAAAAAAGAGCGTTGCGTAAATCTCACGATGAGATAAAAGCAATGCGTGATATGCAAAAAGCAATATCTTAA
- a CDS encoding TonB-dependent receptor domain-containing protein, producing the protein MSKIFSLFTAFIILSATAMAQTVAGVVKDAEGKAVANATVTLHNAKDTTVVKLGVSDKEGGYKFQNVTNGAYIISASFIGFAAKYSPVINIAGDATAPTLVLEKAATELKGVTVVAKKPMIEVKADKTIVNVENSINAVGNDGLELLRKSPGVTIDKDDNISLSGKNGVQVYIDGKPSPLSGSDLSNFLKSMQSTQIEAIEIITNPSAKYEAAGNAGIINIRLKKNKSYGTNGTVNAGYNIGTYPKYNAGITLNNRNKRLNLFGSYNYNKSRNESYMNLYRVQLDTLFDQRAVMTFRNNSHNFKAGADYYINSKNTVGVMVNGNITDFTLYNDSRTDISYAPTKFADRLLLANNKTSSGRDNINGNVNYRFADTSGHELNVDADYSRYRLTSDQYQPNNTYDAATGNLLQSETYNMIAPTNIDIYSGKADYEQNFKKGRLGFGGKVSYVKSDNNFDRFIIDEADKTRDRNNNFLYKENINALYVNYNRQFKGFMIQAGLRMENTNITGASKGVSLIDGSNIQFDSTFERNYTNFFPSAAVTLNKNPMNQWSVSYSRRIDRPAYQDLNPFEFRLDKYTFQQGNTQLRPQYTNSFSLTNTFRYRLTTTLSYSHVSDVFSQIVDTADLTKAFITKKNLATQDIVSLNISLPFQYKFYSMFTNINTYYSKYKADFGEGRGVNLDVFAANLYMQNTFKVAKKTTLELSGFYTSPSIWQGTFKSKAMGGVDVGIQQTVLKSKGTLKATVTDVFHTMQWGGTSDFAGQYLKTTGGWESRQFRLNFTYRFGNAQVKAARQRKTATEDENKRVGSQGGGIGGN; encoded by the coding sequence ATGAGTAAAATTTTTTCACTGTTTACAGCATTTATAATATTGTCTGCAACAGCCATGGCGCAAACAGTAGCTGGTGTTGTAAAAGATGCGGAAGGGAAAGCCGTTGCTAATGCTACAGTAACCTTACATAATGCAAAAGATACAACTGTTGTGAAGCTGGGTGTATCAGATAAAGAAGGAGGCTACAAATTTCAGAATGTTACCAATGGTGCATACATCATCAGCGCTTCTTTTATAGGCTTTGCTGCAAAATACTCACCGGTTATAAATATTGCCGGAGATGCAACTGCACCCACACTGGTACTAGAAAAAGCGGCAACAGAACTAAAAGGCGTAACTGTTGTAGCAAAAAAGCCAATGATAGAAGTTAAAGCAGACAAGACCATTGTGAATGTAGAGAACAGTATTAACGCCGTAGGTAATGATGGGCTGGAACTCTTGCGTAAATCACCTGGCGTTACAATTGATAAAGATGACAACATCAGCCTGAGTGGTAAAAATGGCGTGCAGGTGTATATAGACGGAAAGCCATCTCCGCTGAGCGGCAGCGACCTGAGCAACTTTTTAAAATCAATGCAGTCTACACAAATAGAAGCAATAGAAATCATTACCAATCCTTCTGCAAAATATGAAGCCGCTGGTAATGCAGGCATCATCAACATCCGGTTAAAGAAAAACAAATCTTACGGTACTAACGGTACGGTGAATGCAGGCTACAATATTGGCACTTATCCAAAATACAACGCAGGCATAACATTGAACAATCGTAACAAACGCCTGAATCTTTTTGGTAGTTACAACTACAATAAAAGCCGTAACGAAAGTTACATGAATCTTTACCGTGTACAGCTCGATACTTTGTTCGATCAGCGCGCTGTGATGACCTTCCGTAACAACAGCCACAATTTTAAAGCAGGCGCAGATTATTACATCAATAGCAAAAACACGGTTGGTGTTATGGTAAACGGAAATATTACAGACTTTACATTATACAACGACAGCCGTACAGATATTTCTTATGCACCTACAAAATTTGCAGACCGCCTGCTGCTGGCAAATAACAAAACAAGCAGCGGCAGAGACAATATAAATGGTAATGTCAACTATCGCTTTGCAGACACATCTGGCCATGAACTGAATGTGGATGCGGATTACAGCCGTTACCGCCTGACGAGTGATCAGTACCAGCCCAACAATACGTATGATGCCGCAACAGGTAACCTGTTGCAGAGTGAAACATACAACATGATTGCGCCAACGAATATCGATATCTATTCCGGTAAGGCTGATTACGAACAAAACTTCAAAAAAGGACGTTTGGGTTTTGGTGGAAAAGTATCTTACGTAAAAAGCGATAACAACTTTGATCGTTTCATTATAGACGAAGCAGACAAAACAAGAGACCGCAATAATAACTTCCTGTACAAAGAAAACATCAATGCGCTGTACGTTAATTACAACAGGCAGTTCAAAGGCTTTATGATACAGGCTGGGTTGCGTATGGAAAATACCAATATCACAGGTGCTTCAAAGGGAGTGTCGTTGATTGATGGCAGCAACATACAGTTCGATTCTACCTTCGAAAGAAACTATACCAACTTCTTTCCAAGTGCCGCGGTAACGCTTAACAAAAACCCTATGAACCAATGGAGTGTAAGCTATAGCAGAAGAATAGACAGGCCTGCTTACCAGGATCTCAATCCTTTTGAATTCAGGCTCGATAAATACACTTTCCAGCAGGGTAATACACAGCTCAGGCCGCAGTACACCAACAGCTTTTCGCTTACCAATACATTCAGGTATCGTTTAACAACAACACTTAGTTACAGCCATGTAAGCGATGTGTTTTCGCAGATTGTTGATACGGCAGACCTTACCAAAGCTTTTATAACCAAAAAGAATCTTGCTACGCAGGATATTGTAAGCCTTAATATAAGCCTGCCATTCCAGTATAAGTTTTACAGCATGTTTACAAACATCAACACTTATTACTCCAAATACAAGGCAGACTTTGGTGAAGGCCGTGGCGTAAACCTCGATGTGTTTGCAGCCAACCTATACATGCAAAACACTTTTAAAGTAGCAAAGAAAACAACGCTTGAATTATCCGGTTTTTATACTTCGCCTTCCATATGGCAGGGTACTTTTAAAAGCAAGGCTATGGGTGGTGTAGATGTAGGCATACAGCAAACTGTGCTGAAAAGTAAGGGCACATTAAAAGCAACTGTAACAGACGTGTTTCACACCATGCAGTGGGGCGGCACCAGCGATTTTGCAGGCCAGTATTTAAAGACAACAGGTGGGTGGGAAAGCCGCCAGTTTCGCCTGAACTTTACTTACCGTTTTGGTAATGCACAGGTTAAAGCCGCACGCCAGCGCAAGACTGCAACAGAAGACGAAAACAAGCGTGTGGGCAGCCAGGGTGGCGGCATTGGTGGTAATTAA
- a CDS encoding DUF1801 domain-containing protein: MAKAAKKLIDIPAYHLTLAEDEKNICDVLYARINMYLKNAEARVWHSHPVWFLEGNPVVGYSKRKNGISLMFWSGQSFDEPALQPEGSFKAAEIFFTAAEQVNTEDLQRWLRKAADIQWDYKNIVKRKGVLERLK; encoded by the coding sequence ATGGCAAAAGCCGCTAAAAAGCTAATTGATATACCCGCTTACCATCTTACACTGGCTGAAGATGAAAAAAACATCTGCGATGTTTTATATGCCCGGATAAACATGTATTTGAAAAATGCAGAAGCGCGTGTTTGGCACAGCCATCCCGTATGGTTTTTAGAAGGCAACCCGGTTGTTGGTTACAGCAAAAGGAAAAATGGTATCAGTTTAATGTTCTGGAGTGGCCAATCGTTTGATGAGCCGGCCTTGCAGCCCGAAGGCAGTTTTAAAGCTGCTGAAATTTTTTTTACTGCAGCAGAACAGGTAAATACAGAGGATCTGCAACGGTGGCTGAGAAAGGCTGCCGATATTCAGTGGGATTATAAAAACATTGTAAAACGTAAAGGCGTACTGGAACGGCTGAAGTAA
- a CDS encoding sulfatase-like hydrolase/transferase — translation MKPPTRRSLIYLFGIIAIAMAASCKRIETLSPASESLAAHNKALLAGPTKPNVIVILADDIGYEVPAVNGGISYQTPNIDQIANTGMRFTQCRASPLCSPSRFALMTGKYNFRNYTTWGVMGQNEQTLATLFKSAGYTTLAAGKWQFDGGDASIHALGFDDYSVWNPYEIASSGSQGSNYKDPKVYQNGAYEPDTSNLGKYSDDIFTDYVKNFIEVNQANNFFIYYATCLCHAPYSPTPDDPAFATWNPADRLNDTAYFSSMVRYMDKKIGEIITKLQELGLYENTVILFSGDNGTPHHIFSVVDSTAVEGGKGSTLEAGIHVPLVVSWPNGITSPGTINNNLIDFPDIMATCADIAEADVSGFGTLDGISFYNQLTGAAYTPRPWSYNYYNPHTNSGNNKLREWVQDSTYKLYITVNNNYRFYNIKNDPNELAAIKKRNMTPGEKTIYNNFKSILTTMGP, via the coding sequence ATGAAACCTCCCACCCGCCGTTCGCTTATTTACCTTTTTGGTATTATAGCTATTGCCATGGCCGCATCCTGCAAAAGAATAGAAACGCTAAGCCCTGCTTCTGAATCGCTTGCAGCACACAACAAAGCTTTATTAGCCGGGCCAACAAAGCCAAATGTTATTGTGATTCTGGCAGATGATATAGGCTACGAAGTACCTGCTGTAAACGGCGGTATCAGTTACCAGACACCAAACATTGACCAGATAGCAAATACCGGCATGCGCTTTACGCAGTGCAGGGCATCCCCTTTGTGTTCGCCATCGAGATTTGCGTTAATGACGGGAAAGTATAATTTCAGGAATTACACCACATGGGGCGTAATGGGACAAAATGAGCAAACGCTTGCGACCCTTTTTAAAAGTGCAGGATACACTACCCTTGCTGCCGGTAAATGGCAGTTTGATGGTGGCGACGCATCTATACATGCACTGGGCTTCGATGATTACAGTGTATGGAACCCGTATGAAATTGCATCCAGTGGCAGCCAGGGCTCGAATTATAAAGATCCGAAAGTTTACCAGAACGGTGCCTATGAGCCTGACACTTCAAACCTTGGAAAATACAGCGATGATATTTTTACTGACTATGTCAAAAACTTTATTGAAGTAAACCAGGCCAACAATTTCTTTATCTACTATGCAACCTGTCTTTGCCATGCACCCTACTCGCCGACACCTGACGATCCGGCTTTTGCTACCTGGAACCCGGCAGACAGGCTGAATGATACAGCATATTTTTCTTCAATGGTGCGTTATATGGACAAAAAAATAGGAGAGATCATTACCAAATTGCAGGAACTTGGGTTATACGAAAACACCGTTATACTCTTTAGCGGAGACAATGGCACACCACACCATATTTTCAGTGTTGTAGATTCTACGGCAGTGGAGGGCGGCAAAGGATCTACGCTGGAAGCAGGCATTCATGTTCCGCTCGTAGTTTCCTGGCCAAACGGTATTACAAGCCCCGGAACAATTAACAACAACCTTATCGACTTTCCTGATATTATGGCAACCTGCGCAGACATAGCAGAAGCTGATGTTTCCGGCTTTGGAACACTTGACGGGATAAGCTTTTACAACCAACTGACAGGTGCCGCCTACACACCAAGACCCTGGAGCTACAATTATTACAACCCGCACACCAATTCGGGTAATAACAAACTGCGGGAATGGGTGCAGGATTCCACCTATAAGCTATACATTACAGTAAACAATAACTACAGGTTCTACAATATAAAAAATGACCCTAACGAATTAGCGGCCATTAAAAAGAGAAATATGACACCGGGAGAAAAAACGATTTACAATAATTTCAAAAGTATACTAACCACCATGGGCCCGTAA
- the bcp gene encoding thioredoxin-dependent thiol peroxidase, which yields MHLPKEGDKAPAFNGIDQNGHKVCLSDYKGKKLVLYFYPEDDTPTCTIQACNLRDNYGLLTQQGFEVIGISPDEVEKHKKFETKFNLPFTLVADPSQKIIKRYGLWAEKQMFGHKYMGVLRTTFLIDEKGRIRKIFLRPKNKSHAAEIIAAWADIEKNIK from the coding sequence ATGCATCTGCCAAAAGAAGGAGATAAAGCACCCGCATTTAATGGTATAGATCAGAATGGCCATAAGGTTTGTTTGTCTGACTACAAGGGCAAAAAGCTGGTGCTTTATTTCTATCCTGAAGATGATACGCCAACCTGCACCATACAGGCATGTAACCTTCGGGATAATTATGGATTATTGACGCAACAAGGTTTTGAAGTGATAGGCATCAGCCCCGATGAAGTTGAGAAGCATAAAAAATTTGAAACAAAGTTCAACCTGCCATTTACCCTGGTGGCAGATCCTTCGCAAAAGATCATTAAACGATATGGACTATGGGCAGAGAAGCAGATGTTTGGACATAAATATATGGGCGTATTACGAACCACTTTCCTGATTGATGAGAAGGGAAGAATCCGTAAAATTTTTCTAAGGCCAAAAAATAAAAGCCATGCAGCGGAGATCATTGCTGCATGGGCTGATATTGAAAAGAACATAAAGTAA
- a CDS encoding peptidoglycan DD-metalloendopeptidase family protein, whose translation MRQIVSAVLLALCLSNADVYAQIESIYPQNYFRSPLGIPLDLSANFGDLRSNHFHMGLDIRTQARENLEVYAAAEGYVSRIKIEKWGYGKAIYITHPNGYTTLYAHLNAFYKPLQDFLVAKQYADEQWEQDVYLQPDQFPVTKGQFIALSGNTGGSAGPHLHFEIRDSKTENNINPELCGLNIPDNVRPAVNGLYWYDRRYSTYLAAPQPVALKATGAAYTSLQPVVQVGSPLISLGVKTLDRRNNSSFRFGIYQAELWMDDSLINAFQLNDFSYPASRYINACTDYTVYARTNSFIQHLAKLPGNDISIFSDAGATGVIILHDTMIHKIKVALKDVHNNASYIEFNVQHSKKAAKNYTYPVNARPLMPGIADSITGKNVKAYFSKKTFYDVVPFQLSEAVSLQRNAVSPMVSLHNYTVPLHDSIVVKLKPVQMLSAAEKDRVVIQLISNRHKEVAKGEWKDGWMSVKFNRLGLVQMLLDTVPPLITPVGWGNGSKFSARQSIRLRCTDEYDEVESFTATLDGQWLLFAKKNDDFIYSVDDYFTTGKHTLKVVVTDKAGNVNTKEYTLVR comes from the coding sequence ATGAGACAAATTGTAAGTGCAGTGTTGCTGGCACTGTGTTTAAGTAATGCTGATGTGTATGCGCAAATAGAAAGTATCTATCCACAAAATTATTTTCGCAGCCCGCTGGGTATTCCGCTTGATCTTTCTGCAAATTTTGGCGACCTGCGCAGCAATCACTTTCACATGGGCCTTGACATACGGACACAAGCCCGGGAAAACCTGGAAGTATACGCTGCTGCGGAAGGGTATGTAAGCAGGATTAAAATAGAAAAATGGGGTTATGGCAAAGCAATCTACATCACGCATCCTAATGGCTACACCACTTTGTATGCGCACCTGAATGCTTTTTATAAACCACTGCAGGATTTTCTGGTTGCAAAACAATATGCAGATGAACAATGGGAGCAGGATGTTTACCTGCAGCCTGACCAGTTCCCGGTAACAAAAGGGCAGTTTATTGCACTGAGTGGAAACACCGGCGGCTCTGCCGGTCCGCACCTGCACTTCGAAATTCGTGACAGCAAAACGGAAAACAATATCAATCCCGAGTTGTGTGGGTTAAATATTCCTGACAATGTAAGGCCTGCCGTAAATGGCCTGTATTGGTATGACAGAAGGTACAGCACATACCTTGCGGCGCCACAGCCTGTTGCATTAAAAGCTACTGGTGCAGCATATACAAGTTTGCAGCCGGTGGTGCAGGTTGGTTCGCCGCTTATAAGCCTTGGGGTAAAAACACTTGACCGTCGTAATAATTCTTCCTTTCGTTTTGGCATTTACCAGGCAGAGTTGTGGATGGATGATTCACTGATCAACGCGTTTCAGCTAAATGATTTTTCATATCCTGCATCCAGGTATATCAATGCCTGTACAGATTATACCGTCTACGCCAGGACAAACAGTTTTATACAACACCTGGCAAAGTTGCCGGGCAATGATATCAGCATATTTTCAGATGCCGGTGCAACGGGTGTTATAATTCTGCACGATACAATGATTCATAAAATTAAAGTTGCACTGAAGGATGTACATAACAATGCCAGCTATATTGAGTTCAACGTACAACACAGCAAAAAAGCGGCAAAAAATTATACCTATCCGGTTAATGCCAGACCGCTGATGCCCGGCATTGCAGACAGTATTACAGGAAAAAATGTAAAAGCGTATTTCAGTAAAAAGACTTTTTATGATGTGGTGCCCTTTCAGTTGAGTGAGGCAGTTTCTTTACAAAGAAACGCTGTATCTCCAATGGTTTCTTTGCATAATTATACAGTGCCCTTACACGATAGCATTGTTGTAAAGCTAAAGCCTGTGCAAATGCTTTCTGCGGCTGAAAAAGACAGGGTGGTAATTCAACTTATAAGTAACAGGCATAAAGAAGTGGCAAAAGGGGAATGGAAAGATGGCTGGATGAGCGTAAAGTTTAACCGGCTTGGGCTGGTGCAAATGCTGCTCGATACAGTGCCCCCGCTAATAACGCCTGTGGGCTGGGGTAATGGCAGTAAATTCTCAGCAAGGCAAAGCATTCGTTTGCGTTGTACAGATGAGTATGACGAGGTAGAAAGTTTTACTGCAACTTTAGATGGTCAGTGGTTGCTCTTCGCCAAAAAGAATGATGACTTTATATACAGCGTTGATGATTATTTTACAACCGGAAAACATACGCTGAAAGTTGTGGTAACTGACAAGGCCGGGAATGTTAACACGAAAGAATATACGCTTGTAAGATGA